A stretch of the Aegilops tauschii subsp. strangulata cultivar AL8/78 chromosome 4, Aet v6.0, whole genome shotgun sequence genome encodes the following:
- the LOC109762609 gene encoding stem 28 kDa glycoprotein, which produces MAMARTTTLLLLVATALLVASCGAWEANIRMPTSMDEAVVAPLIHALRPLLGSGKHAGVACDSWVLGVEAHNVRDWKTVPASCEGYVGHYMLGSHFRRDSKVVVDQALAYVDSLKLTGNGKEVWVFDIDETTLSNLPYYAKHGFGATPFNATSFNAYVREGSAPALPETKRLYNKLRSVGIKPVFLTGRTEDQRAITVTNLRRQGISGWMNLLLKQPGFKGSAVTYKSGERQKLQDAGYVIVGNIGDQWSDILGAPEGARTFKLPDPMYYIG; this is translated from the exons ATGGCGATGGCTAGGACGACgacgctcctcctcctcgtcgccacGGCTCTCCTCGTGGCCTCCTGCGGCGCGTGGGAGGCCAACATCCGCATGCCGACGTCCATGGACGAGGCGGTGGTGGCACCATTGATCCACGCGCTGCGGCCGCTGCTGGGCTCCGGCAAGCACGCCGGAGTGGCGTGCGACAGCTGGGTGCTGGGCGTGGAGGCGCACAACGTGCGGGACTGGAAGACCGTGCCCGCCAGCTGCGAGGGGTACGTTGGCCACTACATGCTCGGCAGCCACTTCCGCCGCGACTCCAAGGTCGTCGTCGACCAGGCCCTCGCCTACGTCGACTCCCTCAAGCTCACCGGCAACGGCAAGGAGGTCTGGGTCTTCGACATCGACGAGACCACCCTCTCCAACCTCCCCTACTACGCCAAGCACGGCTTCGG GGCTACACCGTTCAACGCGACGAGCTTCAACGCATACGTGCGGGAGGGGAGCGCGCCCGCGCTGCCGGAGACGAAGCGGTTGTACAACAAGCTGCGCTCGGTCGGTATCAAGCCAGTGTTCCTCACCGGCCGGACCGAGGACCAGAGGGCCATCACCGTCACCAACCTCCGCCGCCAGGGCATCTCCGGGTGGATGAACCTGCTGCTGAAGCAGCCCGGCTTCAAGGGCTCCGCAGTGACCTACAAGTCCGGCGAGAGGCAGAAGCTGCAGGACGCCGGGTACGTCATCGTCGGCAATATCGGCGACCAGTGGAGTGACATCCTCGGCGCGCCTGAGGGCGCCCGCACTTTCAAGCTGCCAGACCCCATGTACTACATCGGCTAG